A window of the Eretmochelys imbricata isolate rEreImb1 chromosome 7, rEreImb1.hap1, whole genome shotgun sequence genome harbors these coding sequences:
- the TMEM254 gene encoding transmembrane protein 254 isoform X1: MAAPPGGYFRCASRFWMGVIAVSIGYFAWAVFLPSTIPYENLGQLGHFTKYLVDNHPKLLYNGFWLAWGIHIAEALYSIKLCKTKGITDSSVQRRWFIQTFLFGIASLSHLLAYKPLPKKQK, from the exons ATGGCGGCGCCCCCCGGCGGCTATTTCCGTTGCGCCAGCCGCTTCTGGATGGGCGTCATCGCCGTCTCCATAGGCTACTTCGCT TGGGCAGTCTTTTTACCTTCAACAATACCCTACGAGAATCTGGGACAACTTGGCCATTTTACTAAATATTTAGTGGACAACCACCCCAAACTGCTATATAATGG GTTTTGGCTTGCCTGGGGAATTCATATAGCTGAAGCATTGTACAGTATCAAGTTATGCAA GACCAAAGGCATCACTGACAGCTCTGTTCAACGTCGATGGTTCATCCAAACCTTCCTCTTTGGTATAGCTTCTCTCTCCCACCTGCTAGCCTACAAGCCTCTGCCTAAGAAGCAGAAATAA
- the TMEM254 gene encoding transmembrane protein 254 isoform X2 has translation MAAPPGGYFRCASRFWMGVIAVSIGYFAWAVFLPSTIPYENLGQLGHFTKYLVDNHPKLLYNGTKGITDSSVQRRWFIQTFLFGIASLSHLLAYKPLPKKQK, from the exons ATGGCGGCGCCCCCCGGCGGCTATTTCCGTTGCGCCAGCCGCTTCTGGATGGGCGTCATCGCCGTCTCCATAGGCTACTTCGCT TGGGCAGTCTTTTTACCTTCAACAATACCCTACGAGAATCTGGGACAACTTGGCCATTTTACTAAATATTTAGTGGACAACCACCCCAAACTGCTATATAATGG GACCAAAGGCATCACTGACAGCTCTGTTCAACGTCGATGGTTCATCCAAACCTTCCTCTTTGGTATAGCTTCTCTCTCCCACCTGCTAGCCTACAAGCCTCTGCCTAAGAAGCAGAAATAA